A stretch of Amycolatopsis balhimycina FH 1894 DNA encodes these proteins:
- a CDS encoding response regulator transcription factor has product MSMQRAGDAVEVLLIEDDPAIGGHLRTGLLANGYEVHWCRTGEGGLAQARQTAPDVVLLDLGLPDTDGVDVARTLRGADPDVLIIILTARADEIDIIVGLDAGADDYVVKPVTVTVLLARLRAHLRRRPVASAGTGPVDLGDLVLDVDARRCLLGGHEISLRPKEFDLLAALARRPGVAVSREDLMAEVWDEHWFGPTKTLDVTMAALRRRLAEGTGATPVITTLRGHGYRLEAPL; this is encoded by the coding sequence ATGAGCATGCAGCGTGCCGGCGACGCCGTCGAGGTCCTGCTGATCGAGGACGACCCGGCGATCGGTGGTCACCTCCGCACCGGACTGCTCGCCAACGGCTACGAGGTGCACTGGTGCCGCACGGGGGAAGGCGGGCTGGCACAGGCGCGGCAGACCGCACCCGACGTCGTCCTGCTCGACCTCGGCCTCCCGGACACCGACGGCGTCGACGTCGCCCGCACCCTGCGCGGCGCGGACCCGGATGTCCTGATCATCATCCTCACGGCTCGGGCCGACGAGATCGACATCATCGTGGGCCTCGACGCCGGCGCCGACGACTACGTGGTCAAACCCGTCACCGTCACCGTGCTGCTGGCCCGCCTGCGGGCCCACCTGCGCCGCCGCCCCGTCGCGTCCGCCGGCACCGGTCCGGTCGACCTCGGCGACCTCGTGCTCGACGTCGACGCGCGGCGATGCCTGCTGGGCGGGCACGAGATCTCCCTGCGTCCCAAGGAGTTCGACCTGCTCGCCGCATTGGCCCGCCGGCCGGGTGTCGCGGTCAGCCGCGAAGACCTCATGGCGGAGGTCTGGGACGAGCACTGGTTCGGGCCGACCAAGACCCTCGACGTCACCATGGCCGCTCTGCGCCGGCGGCTCGCCGAGGGGACCGGCGCGACGCCGGTGATCACGACGCTGCGCGGGCACGGCTATCGGCTCGAAGCGCCGCTCTGA
- a CDS encoding M56 family metallopeptidase, with protein MDTDFWVPLLLPFAAWPLARIVVPRLPPRAASWLLTSGCLVLAAASTAALTLQAFAGLTLVPAIAQAGHWSPQALNTVEPVNVPLAIGCGLLLSVLGLAFTRTAVRYARWSRALTRELDEHDPATGIIILRGQEPVAFSAPGRGGRIAISSGMLDALGPAERDALLAHERAHLRLRHHRFLIAITLAAALNPLLRPLCSAARFALERWADEAAAQDVGDRTVVAKAVAKAALAGRAQPGFALAATGGPVPRRVSALLTAPARRLPAALLSATLVLGVTGWSAQTVLDAATDLHQNLESAQDVATDAPGVLPDDHDGFDR; from the coding sequence ATGGACACCGACTTCTGGGTACCCTTGCTGCTGCCTTTCGCGGCCTGGCCCCTGGCGCGCATCGTCGTCCCCCGGTTGCCCCCGCGCGCCGCGAGCTGGCTGCTGACCTCCGGATGCCTCGTGCTCGCCGCCGCCAGCACCGCCGCACTGACATTGCAGGCTTTCGCCGGTCTGACGCTCGTACCGGCCATCGCTCAGGCCGGCCATTGGTCACCTCAGGCCCTGAACACCGTGGAACCGGTCAACGTCCCCCTGGCGATCGGCTGCGGGCTCCTGCTGAGCGTCCTCGGCCTGGCGTTCACGCGCACGGCCGTGCGGTACGCGCGCTGGAGCCGTGCACTGACCCGGGAACTCGACGAACACGACCCGGCCACGGGAATCATCATCCTGCGCGGCCAGGAACCGGTCGCCTTCTCCGCGCCGGGCCGCGGCGGTCGGATCGCCATCTCCAGCGGCATGCTCGACGCCCTCGGCCCGGCGGAACGGGACGCCCTGCTGGCGCACGAACGCGCCCACCTCCGCCTGCGCCATCACCGCTTCCTCATCGCGATCACCCTCGCCGCGGCGCTCAATCCGCTCCTGCGCCCGCTTTGCTCGGCAGCGAGGTTCGCGCTCGAACGCTGGGCCGACGAAGCCGCCGCGCAGGACGTCGGCGACCGGACGGTGGTGGCCAAGGCCGTCGCCAAGGCCGCGCTCGCCGGACGGGCCCAACCCGGCTTCGCCCTCGCGGCGACCGGCGGACCCGTGCCACGCCGGGTCAGCGCCCTGCTGACCGCACCCGCCCGCCGCCTTCCCGCCGCACTGCTCAGCGCGACCCTGGTCCTCGGCGTCACCGGCTGGTCCGCCCAGACGGTGCTGGACGCGGCCACCGACCTGCACCAGAACCTCGAATCCGCGCAGGACGTCGCCACGGATGCCCCGGGGGTTCTCCCCGACGACCACGACGGGTTTGACCGCTGA
- a CDS encoding BlaI/MecI/CopY family transcriptional regulator, with amino-acid sequence MRMRRDDSARRAPGELEAQVLAVLWKADGPLAPAEVRERLGADLAYTTVVTILSRLHDKGVAEREKEGRSFRYRAVDDEPGLAARRMTKVLDSEPDRDSVLARFVSNLSESDEHLLRELLRQNEG; translated from the coding sequence ATGCGGATGCGGCGAGACGACAGCGCCCGGCGCGCGCCCGGCGAGCTCGAGGCGCAGGTCCTGGCCGTGCTGTGGAAAGCCGACGGCCCGCTGGCCCCGGCCGAAGTGCGGGAGCGGCTCGGCGCCGACCTGGCCTACACGACCGTCGTGACCATCCTCTCCCGGCTCCACGACAAGGGCGTGGCGGAACGGGAGAAGGAAGGCCGGTCCTTCCGGTACCGCGCCGTCGACGACGAACCGGGGCTGGCCGCGCGGCGGATGACCAAGGTGCTCGACAGCGAACCCGATCGCGACAGCGTGCTCGCCCGCTTCGTCTCGAACTTGTCCGAATCGGACGAACACCTGCTCCGCGAGCTGTTGCGGCAGAACGAAGGCTGA
- a CDS encoding phosphatase PAP2 family protein, with translation MDGGAIDGGWYLDVLGFARATPWLHGFFQVFTNAGLVLLALVVAFVWWRARRRDAGRMAAVLWVPIAVGLAYGLSNLVKILVEEPRPCIRFPAVPTVATCDFATDYSFPSNHVTIAVSAAVALLLVGRRAGLASLAVAVLIGFSRVYLGAHYVHDVLAGAVLGAGVALIGLLLRAPLTALVIRLRAGRCRPLVGAAALEGKRVLGSR, from the coding sequence GTGGACGGCGGAGCCATCGACGGCGGCTGGTACCTGGATGTGCTCGGGTTCGCCCGCGCCACCCCGTGGCTGCACGGGTTCTTCCAGGTCTTCACCAACGCCGGACTGGTACTGCTCGCGCTCGTCGTCGCGTTCGTGTGGTGGCGCGCACGCCGCCGGGACGCCGGCCGGATGGCGGCCGTGCTCTGGGTGCCGATCGCCGTCGGCTTGGCCTACGGCCTGAGCAACCTCGTCAAGATCCTCGTCGAGGAACCGCGCCCCTGCATCCGCTTTCCGGCCGTGCCGACCGTGGCCACCTGCGACTTCGCGACGGACTACTCGTTCCCCAGCAACCACGTGACGATCGCCGTGTCCGCGGCCGTCGCTCTGCTCCTCGTCGGCCGCCGGGCCGGGCTCGCCTCGCTCGCGGTGGCGGTGCTGATCGGATTTTCCCGCGTGTACCTCGGCGCGCACTACGTCCATGACGTTCTCGCCGGTGCTGTGCTCGGCGCCGGGGTGGCGCTGATCGGCCTGCTGCTGCGCGCGCCGCTGACCGCCCTCGTCATCCGCCTGAGGGCGGGTAGATGCCGGCCGCTGGTCGGGGCGGCTGCGCTCGAGGGTAAACGGGTTCTGGGGTCGCGTTAA
- a CDS encoding IPT/TIG domain-containing protein, whose product MANSTSPAPTIATTNTSSSLSRAVTPTTTAPTTSVSPTTPPPRPNDQPRAGTHPLTAKATFAAPAGRTAARSLAAPLAVAVPAAPFTECPAVGADTSCGVLVQVTNGETNVYSDPGQGPYDGADDTLTGVVNNSSQPVSSLQLSSNTNLFGFDSDGLCTASPQPAGCPFGPTGYEGPGTSFSDISSDGSGGVVNFSPPLAPGATAYFSLEEALTGTAVFAGGPTLSEQGRGANPSEHVTVCFAKQPINCASGDFLHDFTDAKVPGRGPALQLDRSYASSAASVDGLFGFGWTDSYGMSLATDAAGNVTISQENGATVTFRALGFGVFSAPPRVLATLLHNSDGTYTFTRRANQIGYRFSGAGQLLSETDLNGATTTLTYTGTQLSTVTDPAGRTLTFSYTGTHIGKVTDPLGRTTTYAYDTAGNLAKTTDPAGRSFSFGYDTGHQLLTMTDPRGGVVTNVYDTTGRVVRQTDAAGLATTWAYAGDPTSPAGGSTTMTDEHGVVTAYAYANLELTALTRGAGTAAAATTSYSYDVATLGRATITDPLGHVTRNTYDNHGNLTSTTDPSGLRTSYAYNSLDEVTSRTTPSGETTSMAYDGTGNLLSMTDPLGKPTNYAHGDPAHPGDVTAVTDADGRTKTLAYDTSGNVTSSAVSPTATSTNTTKTVYDADGEQICQTAPYATVSCPAAGAARVAGTTTWSYNPDGQLTSITDPAGHVATNTYDAGGNLTATTDAIGNTTGTAYDADNRPTTVTKGTGTASAATTSTSYDQRPGAGSCPSAAAGAAYCTTQTDPNSNVTTTAYTVRGQVLSEIRPGGLTTNHQYDLAGNETGRTNPAGQATTYGYDPANRPTTINYSDGSTPNVTYGYDPDGRRATMTDGTGTSTYTYDPAGHLTATRDGAGNEVHYGYDGAGNATTVTYPGTKTLTRAVDGAGRLTAVTDWAGHTTTFGYDPNGNLATTNYPNGDTVTTTFDTTDQETATQVAPTGTPAAPLAALSNTRDANSQLTREAATTGLSRTTAYTYDAKLQLTSANGTAYSYDLAGNPTKLATTVTQTFDHADQLTTATSGATTTNYGYDQRGNRTTASTPTATSYAYTYDQADRLTTVTSTKPATPAPTVTKIAPASGPSAGGTTVTITGTGLTGATAVTFGTVPATSYTVVSDTSVTAVSPPGTGTADITVTTPGGTSAVTAADRFTYTTAPKPAVTAVIPNRGPSTGNTYAVIIGTNLAHATAVKFGTKPARFYQSRLFPMLIFVAAPAGTGTVDVTVTTAAGTSATSAADRYTYVPSKTRSTWQVPDFYATSPPATSASATTAPVKSAIAQTPPTTVATYAYDGNGLRTAKTAAGVTQHFTWDTSTATPELLTDGTTNYIYGPDGLPVEQIDNDGQAGYFFHDQLGSTRALLGADGKLAATYTYDAYGRAKTTGPATTPLTFTGAYSDTETGFSYLIHRYYDPATAQFLTVDPALALTGDAYRYAESNPANNIDPNGTWVHIALGAIVGAAAGAIVGGTTYAVNVWANKEPVTLNGFLGATVGGAVGGAITGACDTATVLAAAALCGATGGAAAEGVQQLFDWKFDPGKLAGAAAFGFVLGPLGKLMGTGDLFTLRGPRPWRLSNLWNTGKNTWRMFGNDLSGGFWDEFVKDSLRVRPNC is encoded by the coding sequence GTGGCCAACTCGACCTCTCCGGCGCCGACGATCGCCACTACAAATACGTCATCGTCGTTGAGCAGAGCCGTCACACCGACGACCACGGCGCCGACTACCTCTGTTTCCCCGACGACACCGCCGCCACGACCCAACGACCAGCCTCGCGCCGGTACTCACCCCCTCACCGCGAAAGCGACGTTCGCCGCACCCGCCGGGCGGACGGCGGCGCGGTCGCTGGCCGCACCACTCGCCGTGGCGGTTCCGGCAGCGCCGTTCACCGAATGCCCCGCCGTCGGCGCGGACACCAGCTGCGGGGTACTGGTCCAGGTCACCAACGGCGAAACGAACGTTTACAGCGACCCCGGCCAAGGCCCGTACGACGGTGCGGACGACACGCTGACCGGCGTGGTCAACAACTCGAGCCAGCCGGTCAGCAGCCTCCAACTGTCGTCCAACACCAACCTGTTCGGATTCGACAGCGACGGCTTGTGCACGGCGTCTCCCCAGCCGGCGGGGTGCCCGTTTGGCCCGACCGGATACGAAGGCCCGGGGACAAGCTTCTCCGACATCTCCAGTGACGGCAGCGGCGGAGTCGTCAACTTCAGTCCTCCCCTCGCACCTGGAGCGACCGCCTACTTCTCCCTTGAGGAGGCTCTGACCGGCACGGCCGTGTTCGCCGGCGGTCCCACCCTGAGCGAGCAGGGCCGGGGTGCGAACCCCAGCGAGCACGTCACGGTCTGTTTCGCCAAGCAGCCGATCAACTGCGCCTCCGGCGACTTCCTGCACGACTTCACCGACGCCAAGGTGCCCGGCCGCGGGCCAGCGCTGCAGCTGGACCGTTCCTATGCCTCGTCGGCCGCGTCCGTCGACGGGCTGTTCGGGTTCGGCTGGACCGACAGCTACGGGATGAGCCTGGCCACCGATGCCGCCGGCAACGTCACGATCAGCCAGGAAAACGGCGCCACCGTGACCTTCCGGGCGCTCGGCTTCGGGGTTTTCTCGGCTCCGCCTCGCGTGCTGGCGACGCTGTTGCACAACAGCGACGGCACCTACACCTTCACTCGCCGCGCCAATCAGATCGGCTACCGCTTCTCCGGCGCGGGGCAGTTGCTCAGCGAAACCGACCTCAACGGCGCCACGACGACGCTGACCTACACCGGCACCCAGCTGTCCACAGTGACCGACCCCGCCGGTCGGACCCTGACCTTCTCCTACACCGGAACTCACATCGGCAAGGTCACCGACCCGCTCGGCCGCACTACCACCTACGCCTACGACACCGCGGGGAACCTCGCCAAGACCACCGACCCGGCCGGACGATCGTTCAGCTTCGGCTACGACACCGGGCACCAGCTGTTGACCATGACCGATCCCCGCGGCGGCGTCGTCACCAACGTCTACGACACCACAGGCCGGGTCGTGCGCCAAACCGATGCCGCCGGCCTGGCCACGACCTGGGCCTACGCTGGCGACCCCACCTCGCCCGCGGGCGGCTCGACGACCATGACCGACGAGCACGGGGTCGTGACCGCCTACGCCTACGCCAACCTCGAACTCACCGCGCTCACCCGGGGCGCGGGCACGGCTGCCGCGGCGACGACCAGCTACTCCTACGACGTCGCCACACTCGGCCGAGCCACCATCACCGACCCGCTCGGGCACGTCACGCGCAACACCTACGACAACCACGGCAACCTGACCTCGACTACCGACCCCAGCGGCCTTCGCACCAGCTACGCCTACAACAGCCTCGACGAAGTCACCTCCCGCACGACCCCCTCCGGGGAAACGACCTCGATGGCCTACGACGGGACCGGCAACCTGCTCTCGATGACCGACCCGCTCGGAAAGCCCACGAACTACGCCCACGGCGACCCGGCACATCCCGGGGACGTCACCGCCGTCACGGACGCCGACGGCCGCACCAAGACCCTCGCCTACGACACCAGCGGCAATGTCACCAGCAGCGCGGTCTCACCGACGGCCACCAGCACGAACACCACGAAAACTGTCTACGACGCCGACGGCGAGCAGATCTGCCAGACCGCGCCCTACGCCACTGTCAGCTGCCCCGCCGCCGGCGCAGCGCGGGTCGCCGGCACGACGACGTGGAGCTACAACCCGGACGGGCAACTGACCTCGATCACCGACCCGGCCGGCCACGTCGCCACCAATACCTATGACGCCGGCGGAAACCTGACCGCGACGACCGACGCCATCGGCAACACCACCGGCACAGCCTACGACGCCGACAACCGGCCCACGACCGTCACCAAGGGCACCGGCACCGCGAGCGCGGCAACCACCAGCACCAGCTACGACCAGCGACCTGGCGCGGGAAGTTGTCCAAGTGCTGCAGCCGGCGCCGCGTACTGCACCACGCAGACCGACCCCAACAGCAACGTCACGACCACCGCCTACACCGTCCGCGGCCAGGTCTTGTCCGAGATCCGGCCCGGCGGCCTGACGACCAACCACCAGTACGACCTCGCCGGAAACGAGACCGGCCGCACCAACCCGGCCGGCCAGGCGACCACCTACGGCTACGACCCGGCGAACCGGCCGACCACGATCAACTACAGCGACGGCAGCACCCCGAACGTCACCTACGGCTACGACCCCGACGGCCGCCGCGCCACCATGACCGACGGCACCGGCACCAGCACCTACACCTACGACCCGGCCGGCCACCTCACCGCCACCAGAGACGGCGCCGGCAACGAGGTGCACTACGGCTACGACGGCGCCGGCAACGCCACCACCGTCACCTACCCCGGAACGAAGACCCTCACCCGCGCCGTCGACGGCGCCGGCCGGCTCACCGCCGTCACCGACTGGGCCGGGCACACCACCACCTTCGGCTACGACCCGAACGGCAACCTCGCCACGACCAACTACCCCAACGGCGACACCGTCACCACCACGTTCGACACCACGGACCAGGAGACCGCCACCCAGGTCGCACCGACCGGCACTCCCGCGGCACCGCTGGCGGCCTTGAGCAACACCCGCGACGCGAACAGTCAGCTCACCCGGGAAGCCGCCACGACGGGCCTGTCCAGAACCACCGCCTACACCTACGACGCGAAACTGCAGCTGACCTCAGCCAACGGCACCGCTTACTCCTACGACCTGGCCGGCAACCCCACCAAACTCGCCACCACCGTCACCCAGACTTTCGACCACGCCGACCAGCTCACCACCGCGACCAGCGGCGCCACCACCACGAACTACGGCTACGACCAACGCGGCAACCGCACCACGGCCTCCACGCCGACCGCCACCAGCTACGCCTACACCTACGACCAGGCCGACCGGCTCACCACGGTCACCAGCACCAAACCCGCCACCCCCGCACCGACCGTCACCAAGATCGCCCCAGCGTCCGGCCCTTCGGCCGGCGGCACGACGGTCACCATCACCGGGACCGGCCTCACCGGCGCCACCGCCGTGACCTTCGGAACGGTGCCCGCTACGTCCTACACGGTCGTCTCCGACACCAGCGTCACCGCCGTCTCCCCGCCCGGCACCGGAACCGCTGACATCACCGTCACCACGCCCGGCGGCACCAGCGCCGTCACCGCGGCCGACCGGTTCACCTACACGACGGCCCCGAAACCTGCCGTTACTGCGGTGATCCCCAATCGTGGCCCGTCTACCGGCAACACCTACGCCGTCATCATCGGGACCAACCTCGCGCATGCGACCGCGGTCAAGTTCGGCACCAAACCCGCGCGCTTCTACCAGAGCCGCTTGTTCCCGATGCTGATCTTCGTCGCTGCCCCCGCCGGAACAGGGACTGTCGACGTCACTGTCACCACCGCGGCTGGCACCAGCGCGACCAGCGCGGCCGACCGCTACACCTACGTCCCGAGCAAGACCCGTTCCACCTGGCAGGTCCCCGACTTTTACGCCACCAGCCCACCGGCCACCAGCGCTTCGGCGACCACTGCACCGGTCAAGTCGGCCATCGCCCAAACACCGCCTACGACCGTCGCGACCTACGCCTATGACGGCAACGGCTTGCGCACCGCCAAAACCGCGGCCGGCGTCACCCAGCATTTCACCTGGGACACCTCAACCGCGACCCCCGAACTGCTCACCGACGGCACGACCAATTACATCTACGGACCAGATGGGCTGCCCGTCGAGCAGATCGACAACGACGGACAGGCCGGCTACTTCTTCCACGACCAGCTCGGCTCCACCCGAGCCCTCCTCGGCGCCGACGGAAAACTCGCCGCCACCTACACCTACGACGCCTACGGCCGGGCCAAGACCACCGGCCCCGCAACGACACCGTTGACCTTCACCGGCGCCTACAGCGACACCGAGACCGGCTTCAGCTACCTCATCCACCGCTACTACGACCCAGCCACCGCCCAATTCCTCACCGTCGACCCTGCGCTCGCACTCACTGGCGACGCTTACCGGTATGCCGAAAGCAACCCCGCAAACAATATCGATCCCAACGGCACCTGGGTGCACATCGCGCTGGGTGCCATTGTCGGGGCGGCCGCAGGAGCGATCGTTGGTGGCACCACCTATGCGGTGAACGTGTGGGCCAATAAGGAACCGGTCACCCTGAACGGATTTCTCGGTGCTACGGTCGGCGGCGCAGTTGGCGGCGCGATCACCGGTGCGTGTGACACCGCAACTGTCCTCGCCGCCGCCGCCCTGTGCGGGGCGACGGGCGGTGCAGCCGCTGAAGGTGTCCAGCAGCTCTTCGACTGGAAGTTCGATCCCGGTAAACTGGCCGGTGCGGCTGCATTCGGGTTTGTCCTGGGGCCACTTGGCAAATTGATGGGAACGGGCGATCTGTTCACGCTGCGCGGACCGCGTCCTTGGCGGCTTAGCAATCTGTGGAACACTGGAAAGAACACGTGGCGGATGTTCGGCAACGATCTTTCCGGTGGTTTCTGGGACGAGTTCGTCAAGGATTCGTTGCGGGTGCGACCGAATTGCTGA
- a CDS encoding pentapeptide repeat-containing protein, producing MTGATDDRMGQRFSWWWVGCFLTASATAGVVFAVVLWGDTTADHRNALDTSWKVAAAVLAILAALVTVRRLRLGEDEHRRQIVADAAKEAVDHATLVANLSSKASEQLGSDKAAVRIGGLTDLERLAQNYPDLRQTVVDRICAYLRAPYRPPADYSAETLDEALASGAEEAESRLELDVRRTAQKILSRHLYWPQGDDKPTSFWELRSLDLRDASLVEVNFARCRLPEVDFRGASFYGKSYFDEATFGDLAWFDRLVFNDPVTFVGAAFEDHALFSEVDFLQEVDFGHVDFLKSVRFNETSFGYRCVFSGVKFVEAAWFMSAMFRGRVEFDGATFAGAALFGHAVFGGRVDFGFVKFCNVADFDDAAFRSVARFTETTFNSEARFRGAAFKAAANFGSAIFRGSVNFSGASFAIEPGLEGAIISDSKVRHAWPSGWRVRWGEGVPDDRGWLTKV from the coding sequence GTGACGGGAGCGACGGATGATCGAATGGGGCAGAGGTTTTCGTGGTGGTGGGTTGGTTGCTTCCTTACTGCCAGTGCTACTGCCGGTGTTGTCTTCGCGGTCGTGCTCTGGGGAGATACCACTGCGGACCACCGGAATGCGCTGGACACGTCCTGGAAGGTTGCCGCCGCCGTCCTCGCGATCCTTGCCGCCCTTGTGACCGTGCGGCGACTCCGACTGGGTGAAGATGAGCATCGAAGGCAGATTGTTGCCGATGCTGCGAAGGAGGCTGTCGACCACGCGACATTGGTCGCGAACTTGTCGTCCAAAGCTAGTGAGCAGTTGGGCAGCGACAAGGCCGCGGTCCGCATAGGTGGCCTCACCGATCTGGAGCGGCTCGCCCAGAACTACCCGGATCTGCGGCAAACCGTCGTCGACCGGATCTGTGCGTATCTGCGTGCACCCTACAGACCGCCGGCCGATTACTCGGCGGAGACGCTCGATGAAGCGCTGGCTTCGGGTGCGGAAGAGGCGGAAAGTCGATTGGAGTTGGATGTCCGCCGCACGGCACAGAAAATTCTCTCTCGACATCTGTACTGGCCGCAGGGCGACGACAAACCGACATCTTTCTGGGAGTTGCGCAGTCTCGACCTCAGGGATGCCAGCTTGGTCGAGGTAAATTTCGCCAGGTGCAGGCTTCCCGAAGTGGACTTCAGGGGAGCTAGCTTCTATGGAAAGTCGTACTTCGACGAGGCCACGTTCGGTGACCTGGCTTGGTTCGATCGGCTCGTCTTCAATGATCCGGTCACTTTCGTGGGAGCGGCTTTCGAAGACCATGCGTTGTTCTCCGAAGTCGACTTCTTGCAAGAAGTCGACTTCGGTCACGTGGATTTCTTGAAGAGCGTGCGGTTCAATGAGACATCATTCGGTTATCGATGCGTCTTTAGTGGTGTTAAGTTCGTCGAGGCGGCGTGGTTCATGTCTGCGATGTTCAGGGGCCGCGTGGAATTCGATGGTGCGACCTTCGCTGGTGCGGCACTATTTGGGCATGCCGTATTCGGAGGCCGGGTCGACTTCGGGTTCGTGAAATTCTGCAATGTTGCCGACTTCGACGACGCAGCCTTCAGGAGTGTGGCTCGATTTACAGAGACTACGTTCAATTCGGAAGCTCGATTCAGGGGTGCCGCGTTCAAGGCGGCGGCGAACTTCGGGTCGGCAATTTTCCGAGGAAGTGTGAACTTTTCTGGAGCAAGCTTCGCGATTGAGCCAGGCCTGGAGGGCGCAATCATTTCTGATTCAAAAGTTCGGCACGCTTGGCCTTCGGGCTGGCGTGTGAGATGGGGTGAGGGAGTGCCGGATGACCGAGGATGGTTAACGAAGGTCTGA
- a CDS encoding P-loop ATPase, Sll1717 family → MTWTGEYFGEADAATATDSAVTAHHVFRGIEASLKWGSADSGIQVVVGVKGSGKTDLRRYLETSNPTYVLNLDADHAYLSLNAANIREPSGRTKNAITAILLQEFARRIAESNSTSGTMARALKAALEVSTATLRNLPGAIDLSVPGAKIRLADLLRRDDADVLQVTVDKLMTNVLDALQTRRGAIMIDDAEDVFPGIVENPRFLEGVVRAVSDINVHSGNRIHALLLIKHGLWRSWYENQREYDRVKHSIGFLSWDHSALVELIARRICHREGITVGSDGIDVRSLWSRRFAWSGDFEVFTRFCTRHCVSGSRDIVALCNMAAARAGDALIGQEHIEACLGKYAEDKLYNLNADYGDTYPDISQFVERVFQGAAAMMTGTELAQMMGSRALLTPAVDRKFNRLTWYANATQERLAKIMYEVGVIGYESPRGPVHAIENPNLSTADLLSKDALFVHPAFRPHLAIVQASPDAEQ, encoded by the coding sequence ATGACCTGGACGGGAGAATACTTCGGCGAGGCCGACGCCGCCACCGCCACGGATAGCGCCGTGACCGCACATCATGTCTTTCGTGGCATCGAAGCCAGTCTGAAATGGGGATCAGCCGATTCAGGGATTCAGGTCGTCGTCGGAGTCAAGGGCAGCGGCAAGACAGACCTGCGCCGATACCTGGAAACCAGCAACCCGACCTACGTGTTAAATCTAGACGCAGACCACGCCTATCTCAGCCTCAATGCCGCCAACATCCGCGAGCCGTCCGGCCGCACTAAGAACGCAATCACCGCCATCCTACTTCAGGAGTTTGCCCGTCGGATCGCTGAATCAAATTCAACAAGTGGAACAATGGCCAGAGCCCTGAAGGCAGCACTCGAGGTCTCGACAGCCACCCTCCGAAACCTGCCCGGAGCAATAGACCTCAGCGTTCCCGGCGCCAAGATACGGCTGGCTGACCTCCTCAGACGCGACGACGCCGACGTGCTACAGGTCACTGTCGATAAGCTGATGACCAACGTTTTGGACGCCCTGCAAACCCGGCGCGGCGCGATCATGATCGATGACGCCGAAGACGTTTTCCCCGGGATCGTTGAGAACCCGCGCTTCCTAGAAGGAGTCGTCAGGGCCGTGTCGGACATCAACGTGCACAGCGGTAACCGCATCCACGCGCTGCTGCTCATCAAGCATGGCCTTTGGCGATCGTGGTACGAGAACCAGCGAGAGTACGACCGCGTCAAGCACTCGATCGGCTTCCTCTCTTGGGACCACTCAGCTTTGGTGGAGTTGATCGCCCGGAGGATTTGTCATCGAGAAGGCATCACCGTCGGCTCCGACGGAATCGACGTTCGTAGCCTATGGTCCAGGCGGTTCGCCTGGAGCGGCGATTTTGAGGTATTCACTCGGTTCTGCACTCGACACTGCGTTAGCGGATCACGTGACATCGTCGCCCTGTGCAATATGGCGGCAGCAAGAGCCGGAGACGCCTTAATCGGACAAGAACACATCGAAGCTTGTTTGGGCAAGTACGCCGAAGACAAGCTCTATAACCTCAACGCTGACTACGGGGATACCTATCCGGACATCAGCCAGTTCGTGGAGAGGGTCTTTCAGGGAGCTGCGGCCATGATGACCGGCACCGAACTAGCCCAAATGATGGGCTCTCGTGCGCTGCTCACACCAGCAGTCGACCGAAAATTCAACCGCCTGACCTGGTACGCAAACGCCACCCAGGAGCGTCTGGCAAAAATCATGTATGAAGTCGGAGTGATCGGCTACGAATCACCGCGCGGCCCGGTCCACGCCATCGAGAATCCCAATCTCTCCACCGCCGACCTCCTGAGCAAGGACGCGCTCTTCGTGCACCCGGCATTCCGGCCGCACCTCGCAATCGTGCAGGCCTCCCCTGATGCTGAACAATAG
- a CDS encoding DUF4209 domain-containing protein, protein MPRVLADALTRYRRRDYEGCAYLLAPKIETMLRALARAIDEPVHLTQRKNTPGKYVGLGTLISTLGKHGLDESWGRYLSTLLAGPTGWNLRNELAHGFVDEVSVPMAALLIQAALYVAKLVPHADESPAPEAE, encoded by the coding sequence ATGCCCCGGGTCTTGGCCGACGCATTGACAAGGTACCGGCGCCGAGACTACGAAGGCTGCGCTTACCTCCTCGCACCGAAGATCGAGACGATGCTTCGCGCCCTCGCCAGAGCGATTGACGAGCCGGTCCATCTCACCCAGCGGAAGAACACTCCGGGGAAGTACGTCGGCCTTGGGACTCTGATCTCGACGCTCGGCAAGCACGGCCTGGACGAGTCCTGGGGCAGATATCTCTCCACGTTGCTCGCCGGTCCCACGGGGTGGAATCTGCGGAACGAGCTGGCGCACGGGTTCGTCGACGAGGTTTCCGTGCCCATGGCCGCGCTGCTGATCCAGGCGGCGCTCTACGTCGCCAAACTCGTCCCGCACGCGGACGAGTCGCCGGCGCCAGAAGCCGAATAG